The Bosea sp. AS-1 region ACCTGGCAGGGCTTATCCTTGAGGAACTGGGCTGCGGCGACGGTTTCCGGCGTCGTGCCGGATTTCGAGGCCAGCAGGACCAGCGTCCGCTCGTTCAGGCGCGGCGGGTCGATAGCCATGAACTCGGCCGGGAAATAGCGCCTCACTTCGATGCCAGCCGAATAGCGCTCAAGCCAGTACTGGATGCCCAACATCGCGCGGTTCGCCGAGCCGCAGGCGACGAGATAGATGCGGTCGATACGGGGGGCGAGCTCCTGCCCTAGCGCGAAGGCTGCCGGCAGCGCCCCGCGCGTCGGCTCCAGCCCGGACAGAACAGCCTCACGGTCGAAGGCGATGGACATGGGAGGCTCCAAACGGGCTATCCAAGGGCAGCAGAATTGGTATACACCAATTCCATATACCAATTGCTGTCAAGCCTATTCCAATTTTGGTGGGACACAGCCTTCCAACAGTAGCGCACCGGCAGCATTTCGCCTTAGAGATGCAGAACCCACCGCACGGGGGCAAAGGCCCGAAACACAGAGACGCAAGGCATGTCCAAGCCGCTGAAGCGGGTGAAACCGATCTATGTCGAGGTGCAGGACTATCTCCTCGACCTCATCGGAGGGCCGGACTACGGCCCGGGCGACCGGATCCCCTCGGAACGCACCCTCGCCGATACGCTCGGCTTCAACCGCATGACGGTCCGCAAGGCGATCGACCGGCTGGTCGAACGCAACGTCCTGGAACGCAACGGAACCAGCGGCACGCGGATCCCGCTGGTGCAGGTGTCACGACCGATCGATGCGCCCGCTTCACTCGGCATCACCCGCATCATTCGCAATGCAGGGGGAGAGCCCGGCAGCAAGCTGCTGCATTTCGGCGAGGAGAGTGCCACCGAGAGCGTCGCCCAGCGCCTCGAGCTGCCGCCGGGGAGCGAACTCATCATGGCGCGCCGCCTGCGGACCGTGAATGACGAAGCGTTCTGCATCGAAACGAGCTATCTGCCGGCACGGCGTGTTCCGGGCATCACGGCGGAGGACCTGCTCGGCGGCCAGTCCCTCTATGAATTGCTGCGGCAGCGCTACGGCATCGAGATCAGCATCCGTGATCGCGAAATCAGCGTCGGCACCGCAACGGAGCGGGAAGCTCAGGCGCTCGCGCTCACGCCGGGCTCGCCTACACTCGTCCTGCGGATCGTAGCGCGCGACGGCGACGGGCGGCCGATCGAATACATGCGCTCCGTCAACCATCCCCACCACGTCGTCTTCCGCAGTTCCACGCCGCCCGCACCAGCATGATCGCAAGTCCGGGGCGGCCGGCGGATCAGGCGGCCGGCCAGCTTGCTTCCGCTTCTTCCTTACCTCCCCGGAGCCTTCGTGATGGGCATTACCATCGAAACCATCGAGCCGGATCCATCCCTCCCCAAAGCCAGCGACGTTGTGGTCATCGGCGGCGGCATCATCGGCATCACCACCGCGCTCTTCCTGGCGCGTGAAGGCATCTCGGTCACCGTTTGCGAGAAGGGCGAGGTCGGCCACGAACAGTCGGGACGCAACTGGGGCTGGGTCCGCATCATGGGGCGCGACCCCGGCGAAATTCCGCTCGGCCTCGAGAGCATGCGTCTCTGGTCGGACATGGACCGGCTGGTCGGAGGCGACACCGGTTTCACCCGCTCCGGCATTGTCTATGTCGCCGACACTGCGGCCAAGCTCGCGGAGCACGAGGCTTGGCTCGACCACGCCAAGACCTACCAGCTCGATTCGCGGCTGCTCAGCACGCGCGAGATCGATGCGGTGCTGCCCGGTGGAAAACGCACTTTCGCCGGGGCGCTGTTCACGCCGAGCGATGCCCGCGCCGAGCCGCAGAAGGCCGTGCCAGCCATGGCGCGGGCGCTGCGCCGCCATGGTGGGACGGTCCTGACACGCTGCGCGGCCCGGGGTATCGAAACCGCCGGCGGGCGCGTCAGCGCGGTCGTCACCGAGCGCGGCCGTATCCCCTGTCAGCGCGTCGTATTGGCGGGCGGCGCCTGGTCGCGGCTTTTCCTCGGCAATCTCGGCATCGATTTTCCGCAGCTCAAGGTCCTGGGCTCGGTGTTTCGGACAGAACCTCTGGACGGCCCGCCGACCCATGCCGTCGGCGCCTCGGATTTCGCTTTCCGCAAGCGCCAGGACGGCGGCTATACCATCGCTCACCGGGGCGCGAGCGTCGCAGAGATCGTCCCTGACAGCTTCAGGTTGCTCTTCGATTTCCTGCCCTCGCTCGTCAAGCAGCGCCATGAGCTGCGGCTCAGGCTCGGCGAACGCTTCATGGAAGAGGCCCGTACGCAGAAAAGCTGGGCGCTCGACGCCGAAACCCCCTTCGAGCGCATGCGCGTTCTCGACCCCAAGCCGTCCGAAGCCATCCTGCAGGAGGCTCGACGTAACCTGACGGCAGCCTTTCCCGCCTTTGCCGGCCTGAAGGTGAAGGAAAGCTGGGGCGGCCTGATCGACGCCACCCCCGATGCCGTCCCTGTCATCGGCGAGGTGCCGCGCCTGCCCGGCCTCTTCATCGCCAGCAGCTTTTCAGGCCATGGCTTCGGCATCGGCCCCGGCGCGGGCCGGCTGGTCGCCGATCTGGTCAGCGGCCGCACGCCGATAATCGATCCCAGGCCTTTCCGGCTGGAACGCTTTGCGCGGCTCGAACGCACCACGCGCGCGAGCTAGGCTGGCGCGAAAGCAGCCAGCCCCCGTGCGAGGCTGGCCGGACCTCCCGAAAGAACCGACCCGCGCTCAGGCGAGCGCGGCCTCGTCGAGCGAATAGGCCGAGAAGAAGTTCGTTCCGCCCGGATAGCATTTAAAGCCGCTTAGGCCGGCGACCATGGCATAGCCTTGCGAGCGCCAGGCGAGACCGACGAGCGGGGCCTGCTCCAGCGCGTATTTCTCCAGCTCCGCATAAACCGCCTTGCGCTTGACCGGGTCGAACTCCGCGCGCCCCTTGGCGAAGAGGGCATGGATCTCGGGCGTCGGAATCTGCCAGCTCCGGGCCATATTGGCGGGCAGGTCGCCATCGATCAGAGGCGCGAGCCCATCGGGATCGTTGTTGTCCGCCGTCGTGCCCTGCACCATGAAATCGTAACGGCCCTTGCCCGCCAGGTCGACGCGTGCGGCCCAGTCCGGTAGATTCAGGTTCGCCTGGATGCCGATCTCGGCGAGATTGGCCTGCACCACCTCGGCCGTCGACTTGTGCATGCCATACTGTGCCGTCGAGAGCAGCGTACAGGAGAAGCCGTTCGGCACCCCGGCCTCGGCCATCAGCTTCTTCGCCTTGGCGGGATCGTAATTCCAGAACCCCGAGCGTGCTTTGTCGAAATAGGGACTGCTTGACGGGATCGGGATGCCCTCAAGCTTGCTGCCCCGACCGAAAAAAGCCGCCTGGACGATGTCTTCGCGGCGAATGGCGTGGGCCACCGCCTGACGCAGCCGGACATCCTTGAACGGACCGGCGCCACCGTTGAAGTTCAATCCCATGAAGGGACCGTCCACCGCGACGAGCCGCAGGCGGGAATCCTTCTCGATCGTGCCCATGGATTGCCAGGGAACGTATTCGATCAGATCTACATCGCCGGCCTGAAGCGCGGCGACGCGGAGATTCTCGTCGGCATAGGCGACGAGCTTGATGCCGTCGAGCTTCGGGAGGCCCGGCTTGTAGTATTTGTCGAACTTGGCCACTTCGATCGAGGCGCCGCGTTCCTGTCCTTTGAGCGTGAACGGCCCCGCGCCGACGCCGAGACCGGCCCGGCCCTCGATCGAATCCTTGGCGATGATCGGCATATGCGGACTGGCGAGCCAGATCGGCAGCGTCACGGTCGGCTGCTTCATGACGATGCGGACGGTGCGTGCGTCAGGGGTCTCGATGCGTTCGACGCCGCTGAACTCGGCCTTCAGGAAAGCCGTCGAATTCGGCGCCGCGACCTGCTCCAACGTCCATTTCACATCCTCGGACGTGACCGGCTTTCCGTTATGGAAGCTCGCCTGGCGCAGCTTGAAGACCCAGCCGGTCTCCCCCTCGCGCTCCCAGCTCTCGGCGAGTTCCGGCCTGACTTCGCCCTTTTCGTCAAAGCCGGTCAGCCCGCGAAAGATCAGCAGCTTGACCGTGAGCGCAGCCGTGCCGGTATGGAGCCAGGGCTGCAGGCTGGGCGGAAAGCTCGACAGACCGAAGCGCAACACTTTGCTCCCGGCCTGTGCGTGGGCTCGCAGTCCCAGGAGAGGCAAGCCTGCGCCGGCGGCGAGCAGACTGCGGCGAGAGATCGACACCATCGAATACCCCTCCCTATTTTGGCGGCTTGAGCAGCCGAGCAGGAAGAATGGTTTGGTATATACCAACTTGTCAATGCTCCCTGACAACGACCGGGCGCGATGGGCCGGCAGGACGAAAAATGCAGCCCGAGCAGCATCGTTTCTTCCGAACAGCTCAACGCAAGCGTTTTTCTGCGAGCCCAATGGGGCTGCAGAAACATTCTATCGTTGCCGCGCTCGCCGATCGGGCAACAATCATGTCCTTGACAGCCCAAAACAACTCGAATGGTATACACCAATTCCTGCGATTGGATGCCTTCGGACCCGAACCATCCGGCAGCGCGGGCCGCTCCTCCCGGAGGCCGTCATGAGCGAGATCGTCAAAGTCAAATCCGGCAGCAAATACGAGACGCTGAACAGCTATTCGCGGGTCGTGGTCGCCGGCGACATGATCTTCGTCTCGAACACGGCGGGACGAAACTACAAGACCCGCGCCATCGCGCCTGACGCCAAGGGGCAGGCCGAGCAGGCCTTCCACAATATCGAGGGCGCGCTGGCGGCCGTCGGTGCCTCGCTGAAGGATGTTGTCGCGATCAAGGTCTTCGTGCCCGATATCACCGACATGGATGAGGTCAACGAGGTGGTCGGCCGCAAGTTCAGGGATATCGACCCGGCCAACACCACGACCTGCACGCCGCTCGGCCAGCCCGAACTCAAGGTCGAGTTCGAAGTCACCGCCTACAAGCGGCGCAATCCGGATCAGCCCGAGCAGCGCATCAGCGTCGATCTCTCCTGAGACCGGGCTCTGCCATGCCGGATGTCGTCATCGTCGGAGGGGGGATCAGCGGAGTTTCGGCCGCCTACGAGATCGCACGAGCGGGCCACTCCGTAACGCTGCTCGAAGCGCGCGGCCTGGCCGCGATGGCGTCGAGCTGGACGCTCGGCGGCGTGCGCCAATCGGGGCGCGATCCGGCCGAGCTGCCGCTAGCGAAAGCCGCGGTCGAGCGCTGGGGCGGGCTCGACGCCGAGCTCGACGCATCCACGGGCTATCGCCGGCAAGGCAATCTGCGGCTGGCGCGGACCGAGGCGGAAGTCGTGGTCATCCGCGAACTGGTCACGCAGCAGAGCAAGCTCGGGCTCACCATCGAATACCTGCCGGACAACGCGGCGGTGCGGGCCCGGGCGCCGGCGATCGGACCCGGCATCCTTGCCGCCTCGTTCTGTCCCGGCGACGGCCATGCCGATCCTGTCCCCGCCGTGCAGGCCTATGCCGAGGCCGCCCGTCGACACGGCGCCACGATCCGCGAGGGCGTGCCGGTTCGTGCCCTGCCCCGTTCCGGCGATCGGATCACCGGCGTCGAAACGCAGGCCGGCGAGACCATCGCGGCCGATCGCGTCATCGTGGCGGCGGGCATCCATACGCCCGAGCTGCTCGGGCCACTTGGTCTTGCCCTGCCGCTAACCGTGAAGCTGGTCTGCGTCATGCAGAGTGTGCCGCTACCACCGCTACTTGCGCCGGTCTTCGGCGTCGCCAATGCGGACTGCGCCGGACGGCAGGAAATCGACGGGCGGCTGCGTGTCACCACCGGCATCGGCGACTGGCCGCATGATCCTGCGAGCTGGAACGAAGCCTCGCTCGCCCCGCGCAGCCGCGACGTCGCCGCGCTGATCGCCCGCACGACGCTGGTCCTGCCGGCTCTCGCCGATGCCGGCATCGCCCGTCTCTGGGGTGGGCTCATCGATCTCACGCCGGATGCACTGCCCGCGATCGATGCCGATACCGGCCTCGACGGCCTCGTCGTTGCGGCCGGCTTCTCCGGGCACGGCTTCGGGATCGGCCCCGTCACCGGCGAGATTTTGGCCGACCTCGCCTTGTCGCGCCGGCCGCGCTTCGACCTCTCGCCCTTCCGGCTGAGCCGGTTCGCGGGCGGCCGGAACGCCCCTGCCGAACTCACCTTGCACGGATAGGATATCGCCCGCCATGCTGTCTCCAGATGGACGCGTCATCCTGATTTCCGGGGCCAATCGTGGCATCGGCCGCGCCATCGCCGAGCTGCTGCAGGCGCGGGGCTACAGCTTGAGTCTCGGCGGGCGCGACCTGAACTCCCTGAGAGCCATGAGTGCCGACTGGGACCCGTCGCATCTCCATCTCGCTCGCTACGATGCGAATGACTGGACGAGCCATCGCGCCTGGATCGATGCCGCCGCCGCGCGTTTCGGTCGGATCGACGGCCTCGTCAACAATGCCGGCATGAGCAGCCACATGACCTTGCGCGCACCGGACGAGGCTACGCTCGATGCGATATGGGCCGTGAACTGCAAGGGGCCGCTCAACCTGATCCATTGCGCGCTGCCGCATCTGGAGGCCTGCGGCACCGGGCGCATCGTCAATGTCGCGTCGATGTCGGGCAAGCGGGTGCGCAACGACCATGTCGCCTACAACATGACCAAGCATGCGATGATCGCGCTCAACCACGCGGCGCGGCGGATCGCCTGGGACAAGGGCGTACGGGCGACGGCGGTCTGCCCCTCCTTCGTGCGGACCGACATGACGGCCACGAACAAGGCGCTGCCGCCGGAAGCGATGTCCCAGCCAGCCGATCTCGCGGAGCTGGTTGCCACGGTGCTGGCCCTGCCCAACAATGCCACCGTCGCGGAATTGCTCGTCAATTGCAGGCTGGAGGATACGCTTTAGCTTCGGACGTTCCGCCGGAGATCACGGCCCCGAAGAGGTCGACGCCGGATCGAGATCACCGATCATCAACGACAAAAGCAGGGGACAATCATGAAGAGACCCGTTTCGCTCCTCGCCGCCCTGGTGGCCGGCGCGCTGATGGCCAGTCCGGCCCTCGCGCAGAAGACGGTGCTGACCGTCGGCATGCAGAGCTCCGATGCCGGCGTGCTCGATCCGCATCTCAATTCCGGCACGCCCGGCAAGGCGATGCTGCAATGGATGTTCAACGGGCTGGTGCGGATCAAGCCCGGCGAGCTTTCGCCCGAATTCATCGAGCCGGACCTCGCCGAGAGCTGGACCTCCTCGGCTGACGGCAAGGAGTGGACCTTCAAGCTGCGCCAGGGCGTGCAGTGCCACCATGGCTATGGCGAGTTCACCTCGGAAGACGCGGTCTACTCACTGAAGCGGGCGTCCGCCAAGGAAAGCTCGGCCTTCTCCTCCGACTACGCAGCCGTCCAGTCGATCGAGGCGCCGGACAAATACACGGTCAAGATCACGCTGAAGGAGCCGATCCCGAGCCTGCTCGGCATCGTCATGAACTATCATGGCGGCAACATGGTCTGTAAGAAGGCCGCCGAGGAGCTGGGCAAGGAGGGTTTTGCCAAGAAGCCGGTCGGCACCGGCCCGTTCATGTTCCAGGAATACGTGCCGCAACAATATGCCAAGCTCGTCGCCAACCCGAATTACTTTCGCGGAAAGCCGAAGCTGACCGAGATCCTCTACCGCTTCATCCCCTCGGATTCCTCGCGCGACCTCGCCTTCCAGTCCGGCGAGCTCGACATGATGCTGGGGCGGCAGGAGCAGGCCTGGGTCGACCGCATGAACGCGATTCCCGGCGTCAAGGTCGTGGCGATGGGCCCGGCGGAAATGTCGGTGCTGCACCT contains the following coding sequences:
- a CDS encoding GntR family transcriptional regulator, whose product is MSKPLKRVKPIYVEVQDYLLDLIGGPDYGPGDRIPSERTLADTLGFNRMTVRKAIDRLVERNVLERNGTSGTRIPLVQVSRPIDAPASLGITRIIRNAGGEPGSKLLHFGEESATESVAQRLELPPGSELIMARRLRTVNDEAFCIETSYLPARRVPGITAEDLLGGQSLYELLRQRYGIEISIRDREISVGTATEREAQALALTPGSPTLVLRIVARDGDGRPIEYMRSVNHPHHVVFRSSTPPAPA
- a CDS encoding FAD-binding oxidoreductase codes for the protein MGITIETIEPDPSLPKASDVVVIGGGIIGITTALFLAREGISVTVCEKGEVGHEQSGRNWGWVRIMGRDPGEIPLGLESMRLWSDMDRLVGGDTGFTRSGIVYVADTAAKLAEHEAWLDHAKTYQLDSRLLSTREIDAVLPGGKRTFAGALFTPSDARAEPQKAVPAMARALRRHGGTVLTRCAARGIETAGGRVSAVVTERGRIPCQRVVLAGGAWSRLFLGNLGIDFPQLKVLGSVFRTEPLDGPPTHAVGASDFAFRKRQDGGYTIAHRGASVAEIVPDSFRLLFDFLPSLVKQRHELRLRLGERFMEEARTQKSWALDAETPFERMRVLDPKPSEAILQEARRNLTAAFPAFAGLKVKESWGGLIDATPDAVPVIGEVPRLPGLFIASSFSGHGFGIGPGAGRLVADLVSGRTPIIDPRPFRLERFARLERTTRAS
- a CDS encoding ABC transporter substrate-binding protein; protein product: MVSISRRSLLAAGAGLPLLGLRAHAQAGSKVLRFGLSSFPPSLQPWLHTGTAALTVKLLIFRGLTGFDEKGEVRPELAESWEREGETGWVFKLRQASFHNGKPVTSEDVKWTLEQVAAPNSTAFLKAEFSGVERIETPDARTVRIVMKQPTVTLPIWLASPHMPIIAKDSIEGRAGLGVGAGPFTLKGQERGASIEVAKFDKYYKPGLPKLDGIKLVAYADENLRVAALQAGDVDLIEYVPWQSMGTIEKDSRLRLVAVDGPFMGLNFNGGAGPFKDVRLRQAVAHAIRREDIVQAAFFGRGSKLEGIPIPSSSPYFDKARSGFWNYDPAKAKKLMAEAGVPNGFSCTLLSTAQYGMHKSTAEVVQANLAEIGIQANLNLPDWAARVDLAGKGRYDFMVQGTTADNNDPDGLAPLIDGDLPANMARSWQIPTPEIHALFAKGRAEFDPVKRKAVYAELEKYALEQAPLVGLAWRSQGYAMVAGLSGFKCYPGGTNFFSAYSLDEAALA
- a CDS encoding RidA family protein, producing the protein MSEIVKVKSGSKYETLNSYSRVVVAGDMIFVSNTAGRNYKTRAIAPDAKGQAEQAFHNIEGALAAVGASLKDVVAIKVFVPDITDMDEVNEVVGRKFRDIDPANTTTCTPLGQPELKVEFEVTAYKRRNPDQPEQRISVDLS
- a CDS encoding FAD-binding oxidoreductase, translated to MPDVVIVGGGISGVSAAYEIARAGHSVTLLEARGLAAMASSWTLGGVRQSGRDPAELPLAKAAVERWGGLDAELDASTGYRRQGNLRLARTEAEVVVIRELVTQQSKLGLTIEYLPDNAAVRARAPAIGPGILAASFCPGDGHADPVPAVQAYAEAARRHGATIREGVPVRALPRSGDRITGVETQAGETIAADRVIVAAGIHTPELLGPLGLALPLTVKLVCVMQSVPLPPLLAPVFGVANADCAGRQEIDGRLRVTTGIGDWPHDPASWNEASLAPRSRDVAALIARTTLVLPALADAGIARLWGGLIDLTPDALPAIDADTGLDGLVVAAGFSGHGFGIGPVTGEILADLALSRRPRFDLSPFRLSRFAGGRNAPAELTLHG
- a CDS encoding SDR family NAD(P)-dependent oxidoreductase yields the protein MLSPDGRVILISGANRGIGRAIAELLQARGYSLSLGGRDLNSLRAMSADWDPSHLHLARYDANDWTSHRAWIDAAAARFGRIDGLVNNAGMSSHMTLRAPDEATLDAIWAVNCKGPLNLIHCALPHLEACGTGRIVNVASMSGKRVRNDHVAYNMTKHAMIALNHAARRIAWDKGVRATAVCPSFVRTDMTATNKALPPEAMSQPADLAELVATVLALPNNATVAELLVNCRLEDTL
- a CDS encoding ABC transporter substrate-binding protein gives rise to the protein MKRPVSLLAALVAGALMASPALAQKTVLTVGMQSSDAGVLDPHLNSGTPGKAMLQWMFNGLVRIKPGELSPEFIEPDLAESWTSSADGKEWTFKLRQGVQCHHGYGEFTSEDAVYSLKRASAKESSAFSSDYAAVQSIEAPDKYTVKITLKEPIPSLLGIVMNYHGGNMVCKKAAEELGKEGFAKKPVGTGPFMFQEYVPQQYAKLVANPNYFRGKPKLTEILYRFIPSDSSRDLAFQSGELDMMLGRQEQAWVDRMNAIPGVKVVAMGPAEMSVLHLNQSQPPLDNLKVRQAIAYAIDRNAIWQFRGKNISRPAVSVVPSGYLGTDEKAPLLPYDLAKAKALLAEAGFPNGVTIKAINTTLPSMLSFTEAVQALLKRANINLEIQPVEHATFHQQIRQDLSQVVHFQAARFPVADVYLSQFFHSRAIVKTPTAVTNFSHCKVADAEIDAARSETDKAKQLALWKTAQEKIIADVCAIPVNEMMQLWAYKDNLDLGYELKASLNLGPPVLETTHFTK